The stretch of DNA AACCGTGCAATATTTTTTTCAGAAGCTGCATGACAAGGGGGACATCTATAAATCCGAGTACGAGGGCCTTTATTGCGTGCAGTGCGAGGCTTTCTGGCTGGAGCGCCAGCTGTCCGGCGGCAATTGCCCGGATTGCGGGCGGCCGGTGGAAAAAATGAAAGAGGAAAGTTATTTTTTCCGTATGTCGGCTTATACGGAAAAATGGTTCAAATTCATTGAGGAAAACCCCGATTTTATTCAACCGGTTTCCCGGCGCAACGAAATGATCAATTTTGTCAAACAGGGGCTGGACGATCTCAGCGTTTCGCGCTCTACTTTCGATTGGGGGGTGCCGGTGCCCTTTGACCCGAAACACACGATTTATGTTTGGTTTGACGCGGTGATAAATTATATCACTGCCGCCGGCATGTTTGAGGACATGGATAAATACCGCAAGTACTGGCCGGCAGACCTGCATCTGGTGGGCAAGGAGATCGTGCGTTTTCACAGCATCATCTGGCCGATCATGCTGATGGCTATGGACCTTCCCCTGCCCGGCAAGATATACGGGCACGGCTGGCTGGTCATTGAAGGCGACAAAATGTCCAAGTCCAAAGGCAATGTCGTGGACCCGCTGCTTTTGATCGAGGAATTCGGCGCGGATGCGATTCGGTACTTTTTGCTGCGCGAAGTTACGCTCGGCGCGGACGGCAATTTTTCGCGCGATGCGCTGATTAACCGGATAAATTCCGATCTGGCCAATGATCTCGGCAATTTGCTGCACCGCACGCTGGGCATGATCGAACGGTTCAACAAAGGCATTGTGCGAAAAGGCGAGGAAATCACGCCCTTGGAAGAGGAATTAGTTGCCCTTGCCGATAGGACGCTTGATGACTTTGAGCGTTTTATGGAGAACATGGAAATAAACGAGGCGCTTAAAGCCGTCTGGTCGCTCATCGCCCGCAGCAATAAATATATAGACGAAACCTGCCCCTGGCTGTTAGCCAAAGACCCGGCAAGAGCCGGCCGGCTGGATACGGTTCTTTATCGCTTGGTGGAAATCCTGCGGGTAGTAGC from Acidaminococcales bacterium encodes:
- the metG gene encoding methionine--tRNA ligase — its product is MDKEKFYITTPIYYPSDKLHIGHAYCTTVADCIARYNRFAGRDVLFVTGSDEHGQKIQRKAAENKTTPLEYVTEIVKNFKLLWEKLGISYDDFIRTSERRQTQTVQYFFQKLHDKGDIYKSEYEGLYCVQCEAFWLERQLSGGNCPDCGRPVEKMKEESYFFRMSAYTEKWFKFIEENPDFIQPVSRRNEMINFVKQGLDDLSVSRSTFDWGVPVPFDPKHTIYVWFDAVINYITAAGMFEDMDKYRKYWPADLHLVGKEIVRFHSIIWPIMLMAMDLPLPGKIYGHGWLVIEGDKMSKSKGNVVDPLLLIEEFGADAIRYFLLREVTLGADGNFSRDALINRINSDLANDLGNLLHRTLGMIERFNKGIVRKGEEITPLEEELVALADRTLDDFERFMENMEINEALKAVWSLIARSNKYIDETCPWLLAKDPARAGRLDTVLYRLVEILRVVAFLVSPFLPFAAPEILRQLGLSVPTEFLLKDARLRDTTASGSKMAGGTPIFPRIDPPAADAGADIAVPGSAPEEEITIDEFNKMRLKVARVLAAEKVEKTDKLLKLKLDVAGEERVVVSGIALHYAPEELVGKDVVIVANLKPAKLRGIKSRGMILAASDDKGRLAIIEAPGVKSGSRVK